In Vanacampus margaritifer isolate UIUO_Vmar chromosome 6, RoL_Vmar_1.0, whole genome shotgun sequence, the DNA window GGCCAGCTTTATCCTGAAGAAGCAACCGGAAAGAGACAGTTATTAATCAGTCAACCAAATACAAGATGGTCACTGGCAGCATAAACTCTAACCTTGACCGCTTCGAGAATTCGGATTGCAGTGGCCAAGTCGTTTAACCGTCGACAAGCTCGCAGCGCCGCCTCGACAATCTTGGGCTCGGGTACCAGATCGTAACCAACCAACGTGTTCATCCCTGAAATGCACGATTTTGACACATTTCATATTACAAACATCTCCATTGGCAgatggattttttgttttgtttacatgaaATAACATGATGAACATTTTCCAGACAGCAAGGTGAACTAGTTGTTAGCAGGAGTGACACTTCTTAAGTTCTGGATAAGAATCCTGGCAACTAAGGCCGTTCTCTCTCATCCATACGAAAAAAACTTGCACGGTTGGGCCATTGAAGATTCTCAATTGTCCGCAGGTGTGCAAACTGAGTGGCCTGAgcttgactggcgaccagtcagcGATTTATGGTACCCCCTGAATGCCTAAAGTCAACTGGGGTTGACTACGGCTCACCCACAGGACAAgcactacagaaaatggatgtctGGTATTTCCTTAAAGGGTGGCGTCCACTTTCATAGACACTGAAATCGAATGAAATTGCATTCCCTGCAGAAAGATGTGTGCCATTTTGCCTGCATTATGAGgaaatatagtaatttaaaacaataacaatacaatCACACCAGCGTGATgtattgcatttgtttttgtaatgtgaataATACATAAAAAGATTGACGCAAGACCATTCAGTGTAAAAGAAAACTGGTGGAGCAAAAAGCACTTTTGTGCGATGAGATGCACATTTCCTATGCATTTGTTGCTCGTGTTGCTGTTACCCCTGAGGTTTTGATCAATTGCACTTGTGGCAATGTGCATTGATCACAGTCATTGAGATGTCATTCCTCCGTCCCTCTCCAGGGATGACCACTCACACCAAGAATAACCAAACTTTAACGTTAgttgcattgtgtgttaattGATTAGTTATGCTGAGTGTGAAACGCTCAGATGCTACGTTAGCATAGCAACAGAGCTAACcacaaaatgtagaaaaacACCAGCTTGTGCTGCGCGGGTGTACGTTTAGCAAAAAACTTCACTCCTCCGAGCATTCAAAAATCGCTGATTGAGCGGCCTGGGCTCCCAAGATGATGACGTTGTGTTTTGGGACGTTGGAGGAGCCGCCCATAGATAAAGTATAATGGACATTTTGACATGATACTCATCATGTGGTCATATGATTACATAGGAACATGGAGTGTCAGGTGGCGCCTCTCAAGCATGGCGCTGCAGTGGGGCGAGAAGCTCATCTCCGATTGGGAACATGCATCTTTGACGAACATATCAATGTTATTGTTTAGTTAGAAATTAGAACTGAGAGGTATATGGtgcaaaaataactaaataagcCAAATAAATCTAAAATGATTTGAGTAATTTCTCCAAGATCATTTAACAGAACCATTAAGAGCAAAGTTTTTTGATACGGCAAAGTTTTTAAGTTTAGTACCGCAACCTTTTTTCCTCTTATGGATGATGTGTATGCATAaatcctccatccatccattttctaaaccacTTGGGTACCTTTTCTTAGCTCCCACGCATCGATGTCCTGCTTGTTGAAGTAGGTGACCCAGCGGGCATCAAACTCCTCATCCGTCTCCTCTTTCCCATGTGAATAACACCTTGAGGCCAATAGACCTGCGAAGTGACAGTGGATACAGAAATCTCCATTTAATGCATTGTACGTAATGGGTATACTAACCACAGTGGATAACACAAACAGCTAGTAAAGTTGATATAGGAAAATGTTGTCTggttttcaaatacattaataaGTTGTCAATAAAAATTGCTTAAAATTATATGCATCGATGTATGGCTAAGGGCGTCGAAGTCAGccgaaaaacaaacacatttcaagTTAATCAATCACGTAGCCAAATATGCGTGACGATAGCATGCGTAAACGTCATAAAAACGCTTATTGCCATTAatgtgggggagaaaaaaatgaattgaactCAGTTAGCtcagtgttagcattagcagcgGTACCACTAGGCCGCACGCATGACAGTTTCAACTGGGTCACGACAAGGACACACACCGAAACAAGCTAACCAAATGGGCGTTAACAGTCCAACGCACTCGAATTTCAAATAACTGTTATTTGTTTCAGTCTTGACTCTATCACGCAAAACACGAGTATGTATAATTAGTATTTGTCAGCGATAGTTACACGCGCTAACGTTAGCTAGCACGGGAGCCGCGAGGGTACCCTTCCTGATGTGTCCGCTATCAATCACAACTTCCACggctcctaaaaaaaaaaaaaaaacgttcaacaGATAGTGGTGACAAATACCTTGACAAGCCGGTTTCGTGCGGGTCAAGCTCCGAACACCGGAGAAAGACAGGCGGGCGGCTGCTCTGAACATGATGCAGGACAGCCAAGTGGCAACCGACCGGTCAGTTTTGCTAGCAGCAGCAGGAACTTGGAAAGGAAAGCGCAATCGCCGTACTGAGATTGTGACGTCATTCGCTCCTGGTGCGCATGTGCAAGTGATGGCATTTTTGAGGAAATAAAGCAGTTATTCTAGTAGAGCAGAGAAGCGTTTGAGAGAACAAGAAACCGTTTTTATTGAAGCTACTAAAGGTTTCAATAATTTTTCAAGATGTTTTGAAGCAGTCAAAATTAGAGGTGGTAATCTTTGACtgcctcacgattcgattaggaTTTTTGGGCTGCGGTTTAATTTCAGAATggattttcgattcagaatcgattttcgtttcagaatctatttttgattcaaaataatttgattgacaatgatttctccttcaatttatagatgtgcaaagaatcatcatgatctactccagtctgccttgctaatgctaattagcgcaaaaaaaaaaatggctattcATAAAAAATGCTTCAgtaatgtatacagagaagcatcttaacattactcatcGGCATTTGCTCTTCCTaaactgcaaaaaacaaacaaacaaaaacacaaaacttttattggagtaacttgatcgtgactttttctatCTACTCTCTAAtatggctacaatttaacagtgtatcagaatgcgtggaaccacactgcccccaagtggccaaattgtgtacaacatgaacagcactcccaataaaggcacacacaaacaagggcaacattgggacatttaaaatcgattctgaaccataataaatgagaatcgcgattcttatgagaatcaatttttttgggcacacccctagtcaaAATGGTCAgctttttgacaataatatgttttatgcagcccaacTAGTATAAATAtagtattctggttgatattacgttagtggattatgagttaagcaatgttgctcaggtaacaaccactcacagcgcagcttcagaaaacaggtgggctctgattggtcgttgcctgagccctgagcaactgtgatgtcatcttcagttgacagcaagtggcaaaatggctattAACGGCTGGAtgttgcttcataactcatatttcacaaatgtagtattaatcaaaatgacatgtttagactagtaaggtcgcatataacatattattgtccagaaATGtttacttccactttaaatgctGATTAatgtttttaacaaattaacctCCAAAAAGTCATAAATCAGTTGGAGGCACCGTTTGGGAGATCATGGAGTACATTTGATCCAGATCTTCCAGGCAGAGTCTCTTGGCTGCCGAGGGGCAGGGAGGCAGCTTGAGCGTGGCTCTGCATATCCCCGTATCCGCGGTGGGAGCGCAGGCCGACTGGGGAGGCTGGTATCCGGGCTCCTGGGGATTGAGAGGGTCTTTGGAGAGCAGGATACAGATGGCAGAAACCGTCCTCTGCATGGTTCTGCCCGACGCTCCATCTCGTGACGCTCCCCAAACTTCATCCACCGTCTTGTAGTAGAGCTTGGACACTTGGTGGAGCCCTTCCACTTTGCGTTTGAGGATCTCCACACAGGTGATGGTCTTGGTGACCCCTCTGCCCGAGCCAGTGAAGAGCACTTGTCTCGGCGACCGCTCGTGGCTGTCTTTGCCCTCGCTTTGCATGCGAGCTGTTGCAAACCGTAGCAAATTGCGGATCTTGCTTCCTTCTCTCACTCGCATGTGGAGAAATTCTGTGGCGAGTCCAGGAATGGGAAAAGTGCCGCTGCCTTCCATGCGCTTGACTCTCCTTAAGTTGCTCCGATCGAGAGATAATGATGGAATGTCAGGGTTGAGTGAAGTACTTGAACGCACCATCTGAGCCATAGCTTCTGTCATTGtataaaaactgtcaaaaataggAAGGAAGTAGTTTTGTCATCCAAACTTCCGTCTTCCTCCAATTCAGCATTCCTTCATTCGGCGATGACCACAAagaagacgtaaaaaaaaaaggacgtttCTCCGTCTAATTGGTCTGATGTGAGGGAAAAGACGTCCTTGCTCTATTCAGCACCGAGGACAGCTGATGCCCACAAACACACGAGGCTCCGACAGTCGAGCGGCACAAAGAGctcttaaaggcacatgcaACATTTTTGCCTCATTGAATTCAGTCATTAATGTCATTTATTGGGTTGACAAGCAACTTTTGCGCGAGCCTGAAGCTTCAATGTGGTTGCTTGAATTACGCGGCTCAATACACATGAGTTAACGAGATGCACTGACGCACACACTTGCAAATTGTTTGAACTCAAATGAGTTCATTTTGCAAACGTTTTAATATTTCTGTTAATATCCTTGATGCCTTTGCACTATTTACAGGGAGCCATATGGTATTTAAGAAATGTATTCCTTTGGGCTAATACAGACATTTGTCCTCCTTTTAGTCAGCAAAGTCGCCTGCTGGGTTGACCCAGAAAATGCTAAGACACTTGGGGGTTCTTGTAAATCAATAAGAACATTCAAACAGTGAAGctactatctttttttttttggggggggtctgtaaaaccaacaaaaacagGTGTGTCCACAGATGCCAACAATGCTGGCAGGGGAAGGGAAGGCAGCTGTGGGGCTCATATGGAAGCACAATAGTGTTATAATTTTGCTTTTCTGCCTCACGGGATGGGATGCAGCCCCTGTTATTTGCCGATATGAACAATGAGCACAGTCTTATGGTTTTCTTTGCGTCTTTTGGTCCAATTAAATGAAGGATTgtccaaaatattttgtcataaaATTATGATGTCCTCTGGTAATTtccttattttgaagttgtgaTTGTCTCTTAGcacataaatacacacaaaaaaaaataactggcaTATGTCTTATTcggaaaacacacattttgttacTTCATTTGAATTTAAAAGAGCTTCAAGTATGTTTTCACAACACATTATGTTGTTCTTAAATTACaccaaattaataaataaaaaaaaattaaatctgcaaattgcacattttccaAACTACGAATATGGGTGGGGGGCGGTGtaaagagcaaaaaaatatattttaaaaaatccgcAAATCCATCCACGTGTACCAAACGGCAAGtgtgggaaataaataaataaataaatatatatatatatatatatatatatatatatatatatatatatatatatatatatatatatataaatccccTTGTACCAAAAAAGGAacaaactgatttaaaaaaataataaaaatttgcgAATCCACGTGACAAACCACGagtatggaaaataaaaaagcaaaaaaaaaatatatatatattaaaaaaaaaatccgctacCCCATGGGTagctatgggtaaaaaaaagcaaataattaaaaaataataatctgcgaATCCACGTGTGCCATAACCGTAAGTACGTTTCTCCGTAGttacaaaaaaatcttcacCTAATTTCAGTTCAGACAATTGAggtttttttattgatattttctcAAGATAAGACCTCTGTAGAAAAATGCTTATGTACAATATAATGTATAAAAACGCTTTTCCATGTTATGCATGATTTGCAGTATTTATTTCAGCTGGGCTTGGTTGCAATGACCTCTAAAATTTGCCTCTGGATCTCTTCTTCCTGAGTGTTGATGTGGACATCTCCCACACAACCGTTTTCGTACCTGAGACACACAAAGGCAGTGTGTTGTCGAACATGGACAGTCAATCTGGACAGAAGAGTCGCGCCAGGTTGTTCTTACACAAAGAGGAAACGTGTGCACACGTGGTCGGATATGGGACACACCCAGATGTTGCCGTTTTTTTTAAGGTCCTTCGACGTTATGACTGTGAAAAGacccaaaagcaaaaacaagtttttttgaGCAATTGGGaccaacattttaaatgttttgactCATACGTACCCTCACAAAGTGCAACGCAGTTTAAGTTCCTGCTTTGAAGAAACCTGCAAGGGAAATCCTACAAAAACGAAAAATATGATGCAAAATGccaggatgaaaaaaaattatgcataaAAAGGGATTTACTTGTTGGATTATGTTTATGCGGTTATTTTTCTTGAGGAGTTCTTCTTTGGTGGGTGTCTGGTGTTGTCCCTTGCCCATGTCTGAacagagaagagagagagagagaaaaaaaaggaatttaaagaaatacttttttaaaatttttattttattttaaggacaATATGTGAATTCATACCAGAATATCCAAACGATATGCTAGAAATCGGGCTCAAATAGATCCCTTTGCCGTAGGCAGCTCCATGCATCTTTGAAAAAGAAACAGGTGTAACTACAGGGGTTGTCCGAGATAAAGTTTCAGAATCGTCATCCCCTTACCTGGAATTTTGTATTGGAGGCGTTCACAAGCCCGTTCCTTAAAATGGAATGCCAGTTTTCAATGTGGGAACCactgggaaaagaaaaaaataatttatgttcATGAGTAGATGAATCAATGAGTGTTCCATATGAATTAGAAAATGGCCGCCAATATTCTCACTGGAAAGCAAAGGTGCTGCCATAGAGTTTGCGTGCAGTTTGAAAACGAGCCTCTTTGGTGGGAGGGCTGCTGATGAGCAGGAACTGGTGAGGCGTGTGCATAAATGACAGTTGCTATTGTGGAGCCAGCAAAGAAAAGAGATGAATAATGTAAACACGACACAGTTCAACAATATGGATCTCTGTAATGCAGTATGTACTCCTACTTTAAATCAAAGAGTGCATCACTGTCCTACCCTGTTGGCTGTAAGCTTGACAATGTGAGATCTGTTGCTCGATAAAATCCTAATGTCAAACATAAGAACAAATAGATGAGTTGTGTAGTACTCtaactggccacaacattaggtacactcgTACAATATGATTGGATTTACAAATACGACCATGCATGGATTTGATCGAAACTAGTTTTTTGTTGTACTGCGTATTTGTTTCGCCAAGTCAGCTACAGGAAgagagcatttttttcccatataaataataatataaataataattattatatcatTCCGTATGACAATTCACACTCAAAAGTTCTTAAATTCTAACGAGATGTTAAGCTTCCGTTTAACGTTAGTTGAAtgttaactttttcttttgtttcaggGTGAAGAATgatatttcacattttgtattttagaaTATACTGGAACACAGATAAATGGTGTtcaatgtacattttcaaaGAAAGTCCAGAAAAATACAACAACTGGAAAGCAGATTTGGATATGCtgcaaaaaataagaaaataaaaaaatctaaccgAAAGGCAAAAATAGCAttgtataatattttattttataaagatATATCATAATAacttaattaaatagaatgtaaagaattaagcAGTTTGTGCATCATTGCGTCTATTTCTGGTATGTGGGACTTGGCCACCAGGGAGcagtataataaaataatgcagACAAGTGAATAAGCACCTTATTACTGTAAAGTGACTCAGTAAGCTCTattatcagtatttttttttgcagaagctAAAGAATATATACCTGTGACTATTGTTATAGtacgtatctcaaggcaccattatattgttggaattttgataggaaatactgtattgtatttatttttctcaacatgaagctgactttgatttatttattttttttaaataatgccaaTTGTTTGTATTATACACATTTgtcaaaatgacacaaatgtaCACCAAGAGTACGACATACTAGCTTGTTAGATGTGCACATGTtcccaattaattaattaattatgtcaTGTTTTGCATCTTACCATTGGAGTAAAGGAATGGCAAGAGGGTCTGTCTTGTCCATCTGCTTTTTTATTTCAGAATATGAACCCTGCATGAAAATGATAACGaaatcaaggcaaaaaaaaaaaaaaaaagcgaaattAATGACAGGCGTGTTGGGCTCACCTGCGTCATCCTCCTAATCAGCACGACACTGTCCAGCGCTTTTTGTAGCCTTTCATAGCTTCTTCTCTGCGGCGAGACAAAAACATTACCGGGAATTCATTGAATATCAGCCGAGTTCCGCTAATACCTTGGGAGTGAAGGCCAGCATTTTGGGGTTCTTTGGATCGACGACAGACGGGTACGGTTCAAATATGATGCTTTTGCGGGACGACTGCAGAGCTGACCTGCACATCGCCACCAGCAAGTCGACCacctatggggaaaaaaaaaacccatcgcAACCTGATGTGAAAACACTTGATCGGTGCGTTTTTGACCTCTGCCCCGGTGGCCACCTCCTCTGTGGCTCCTGACATCGGCCCCATCATGTGAAAGGAAAAGACGCACAGTTCCCGGGTGCAAACGGCAGGCTAGCAATTCACAAAATACAACTCTTAATATTTTGTCtcataagcatttttttgttttctaacgTTTACCTTCAACGGGGGGCCATTCTGGAAAACGTGTCGCTCGTCACAAATCACGCAGTATTCATTCAATGTGGGTATTCTCTGCTCGGCGTACCTCATCACCTGTGCACACATCCCAAGCggaatttgatttcatttgtgctgccatgtcaatctaatctgcccggTGACTACCGAATTGGTGCTAGCAGATGTCACTTCAACTATAATAGCAGCGGGACCTCTTTAGCCAATGAGCCTTCAAATTCATCCAGTGGTTCTAGTTCATAGTGGAGTGCGCTTTTGATATGTTTATTTCCCTTGTCCACCAGAAAAGTAAAAGCAAGGTTATTCATTATTAGAAGCTGGAAATTGATATTGTCAGAATACAGGTCAATTATTGAAGTGCATCttcttcacttattttttttatttgctttacCTGCACCAAGAAGCCATGTTGCAGAGTTGGGGTGGTCTTACAGTGCCCTATGGCCGGGGAGAAGAACAGCAGCTCTATCAGCTGCTTGGTGCTGAGCTGAGCTGATGACTTCACTCCTGAGACAACAACCCtctgcagaagaaaaaaaaaaaagctccagagTAAAATCACAGGTGTCTTTTGTCaagtttttgtattgttttaaagTCACGGGGGTGTGAGGATGGTAGAGAGCTGCTGGTGATGTCCATGAACTACTAACTTTTACTtgagtgacatctagtggtgaactaccAGAATGCAATGAGTTTTAAGCACTCAAGAGAGACCACACTTGGCAAGCATATCACCAAatactaccaattattatttgccATGGACGAGCGAGCATCCCGGCAAGCGGCGACAAGTGAGCAAGCGTGCCAGCAGGTGTTAGCTGGAGctgctaacaagagcggctagcaggaAATGCTAGTAAAAGCTagtgagagcaaagcagagggagacgaGCGAGCAATAATATTTgatatgtgacctcacaagtcgaaacatgatattctgattaatattacgtttggggaatatgagttatgaagccgttttgatccatctcagggggcggccatttcgcCACTCGTTgtcggctgaagatgacatcaatgttgctcaggcttcaggcaacgaccaatcacagctcacctattttctgaagctgagctgtgattggtggttacctgagacctgagcaaatgTGCTGTCATTattactcgacagcaagtggcaaaatggccgcccctaagaatgataaaaacggctggattttgctgcgtaactcatattccactaatgtaatattaaccagactaccatatttatactagtggggctgcatagaacatcatattgtcaaaaaaaatgtttggggttgacttcccctttaatatggCCGTGAAACACGTCAggctatgtaatataattagcaattactagacctatatatatttttttctttttttaaatctacgttgatgtgataaaacagttttttttttgcacattataaAAATCAATAGTGAGTTTTTAAAGGGATACGTGACTCATTGATCCATTTTCAGCTGTAAAAAGTTAagattttgtctataattaatgtgataactttcttatttttcatgtacaattaataccgttaaaaacaaatttttctaCTTGCTGACGACCAATCgctcagtttactgaccaaacccagaaaagaggtgagccatgattggtcattacctacttcctaagcacaggtgatgtcatcttcagtcgacagcaagtgcacatttttttttaaggtattaattgtacatgaaagttatcaaattaattctgaacaaaatatacatttttcacttctaaaaatggctcaatgagtgaagtatccctttaaaatgaatgaacgagtagttcaccactagatggcgctaaatttTCCTCAAGAAACCTGACTTGAAAGTCTTTAAGAGGCAGAGCTGACCTTTCCACTGGGCGTGTAAGTGAAGAGTTCTCCTGATGGATTGTTGATGTTGTTGGATGTTGTGCGATTGGCAAAATGGTTCAATTTCATGGCGGGCAAAACAATCCTTCCCCTCAGGCTGCGGTCTTGGAGTGTGTTAGACCTAAGAGGGAGAAGTGATTTGAAAATTCTGTAACGGCAACATCGGATTGTGCGTCCAACATACTTTGACAGCGGAAGCCAGATGTTGAGTCTTGCACGGAATTTCTTCATGGTTCCACCAGGCCTGAACCAGCTGTGCCTTCTCTTCGGTCTCACGATCACGTTCTCATTAGTCAGATGCTTCCACTCCCGGGAGATGAAAACTGCTAAAACACTGCAATCATATGATGAAAATGTTAGTCTTTCAGATGAAATATGAAGATAAAACGATGCTCCTACCTTTGCAGTTGTTTTCCAAGATTAAA includes these proteins:
- the cox5aa gene encoding cytochrome c oxidase subunit 5Aa; the protein is MFRAAARLSFSGVRSLTRTKPACQGLLASRCYSHGKEETDEEFDARWVTYFNKQDIDAWELRKGMNTLVGYDLVPEPKIVEAALRACRRLNDLATAIRILEAVKDKAGPHKEIYPYVLQELRPTLDELGISTPEELGIDKV
- the LOC144053487 gene encoding ribonuclease P protein subunit p25-like protein, whose protein sequence is MTEAMAQMVRSSTSLNPDIPSLSLDRSNLRRVKRMEGSGTFPIPGLATEFLHMRVREGSKIRNLLRFATARMQSEGKDSHERSPRQVLFTGSGRGVTKTITCVEILKRKVEGLHQVSKLYYKTVDEVWGASRDGASGRTMQRTVSAICILLSKDPLNPQEPGYQPPQSACAPTADTGICRATLKLPPCPSAAKRLCLEDLDQMYSMISQTVPPTDL
- the LOC144053485 gene encoding protein mono-ADP-ribosyltransferase PARP6-like isoform X5 translates to MEAEWQQWSESEEDFASEEEETTYQESCAIEPSCHSRLEGDIETVRSLYSQNSVTIGEYQSIDQVDVDLNINANILNEEVAEAWSVNTSEPIIVRLHFSLSQYLNGPEPSVEVFQPSNRHHFNLGKQLQSVLAVFISREWKHLTNENVIVRPKRRHSWFRPGGTMKKFRARLNIWLPLSKSNTLQDRSLRGRIVLPAMKLNHFANRTTSNNINNPSGELFTYTPSGKRVVVSGVKSSAQLSTKQLIELLFFSPAIGHCKTTPTLQHGFLVQVMRYAEQRIPTLNEYCVICDERHVFQNGPPLKVVDLLVAMCRSALQSSRKSIIFEPYPSVVDPKNPKMLAFTPKRRSYERLQKALDSVVLIRRMTQGSYSEIKKQMDKTDPLAIPLLQWILSSNRSHIVKLTANRQLSFMHTPHQFLLISSPPTKEARFQTARKLYGSTFAFHGSHIENWHSILRNGLVNASNTKFQMHGAAYGKGIYLSPISSISFGYSDMGKGQHQTPTKEELLKKNNRINIIQQDFPCRFLQSRNLNCVALCEVITSKDLKKNGNIWVCPISDHVCTRFLFVYENGCVGDVHINTQEEEIQRQILEVIATKPS
- the LOC144053485 gene encoding protein mono-ADP-ribosyltransferase PARP6-like isoform X4, encoding MQESCAIEPSCHSRLEGDIETVRSLYSQNSVTIGEYQSIDQVDVDLNINANILNEEVAEAWSVNTSEPIIVRLHFSLSQYLNGPEPSVEVFQPSNRHHFNLGKQLQSVLAVFISREWKHLTNENVIVRPKRRHSWFRPGGTMKKFRARLNIWLPLSKYVGRTIRCCRYRIFKSLLPLRSNTLQDRSLRGRIVLPAMKLNHFANRTTSNNINNPSGELFTYTPSGKRVVVSGVKSSAQLSTKQLIELLFFSPAIGHCKTTPTLQHGFLVQVMRYAEQRIPTLNEYCVICDERHVFQNGPPLKPAVCTRELCVFSFHMMGPMSGATEEVATGAEVVDLLVAMCRSALQSSRKSIIFEPYPSVVDPKNPKMLAFTPKRRSYERLQKALDSVVLIRRMTQGSYSEIKKQMDKTDPLAIPLLQWILSSNRSHIVKLTANRQLSFMHTPHQFLLISSPPTKEARFQTARKLYGSTFAFHGSHIENWHSILRNGLVNASNTKFQMHGAAYGKGIYLSPISSISFGYSDMGKGQHQTPTKEELLKKNNRINIIQQDFPCRFLQSRNLNCVALCEVITSKDLKKNGNIWVCPISDHVCTRFLFVYENGCVGDVHINTQEEEIQRQILEVIATKPS
- the LOC144053485 gene encoding protein mono-ADP-ribosyltransferase PARP6-like isoform X2 codes for the protein MEAEWQQWSESEEDFASEEEETTYESCAIEPSCHSRLEGDIETVRSLYSQNSVTIGEYQSIDQVDVDLNINANILNEEVAEAWSVNTSEPIIVRLHFSLSQYLNGPEPSVEVFQPSNRHHFNLGKQLQSVLAVFISREWKHLTNENVIVRPKRRHSWFRPGGTMKKFRARLNIWLPLSKYVGRTIRCCRYRIFKSLLPLRSNTLQDRSLRGRIVLPAMKLNHFANRTTSNNINNPSGELFTYTPSGKRVVVSGVKSSAQLSTKQLIELLFFSPAIGHCKTTPTLQHGFLVQVMRYAEQRIPTLNEYCVICDERHVFQNGPPLKPAVCTRELCVFSFHMMGPMSGATEEVATGAEVVDLLVAMCRSALQSSRKSIIFEPYPSVVDPKNPKMLAFTPKRRSYERLQKALDSVVLIRRMTQGSYSEIKKQMDKTDPLAIPLLQWILSSNRSHIVKLTANRQLSFMHTPHQFLLISSPPTKEARFQTARKLYGSTFAFHGSHIENWHSILRNGLVNASNTKFQMHGAAYGKGIYLSPISSISFGYSDMGKGQHQTPTKEELLKKNNRINIIQQDFPCRFLQSRNLNCVALCEVITSKDLKKNGNIWVCPISDHVCTRFLFVYENGCVGDVHINTQEEEIQRQILEVIATKPS
- the LOC144053485 gene encoding protein mono-ADP-ribosyltransferase PARP6-like isoform X3, which codes for MEAEWQQWSESEEDFASEEEETTYQESCAIEPSCHSRLEGDIETVRSLYSQNSVTIGEYQSIDQVDVDLNINANILNEEVAEAWSVNTSEPIIVRLHFSLSQYLNGPEPSVEVFQPSNRHHFNLGKQLQSVLAVFISREWKHLTNENVIVRPKRRHSWFRPGGTMKKFRARLNIWLPLSKSNTLQDRSLRGRIVLPAMKLNHFANRTTSNNINNPSGELFTYTPSGKRVVVSGVKSSAQLSTKQLIELLFFSPAIGHCKTTPTLQHGFLVQVMRYAEQRIPTLNEYCVICDERHVFQNGPPLKPAVCTRELCVFSFHMMGPMSGATEEVATGAEVVDLLVAMCRSALQSSRKSIIFEPYPSVVDPKNPKMLAFTPKRRSYERLQKALDSVVLIRRMTQGSYSEIKKQMDKTDPLAIPLLQWILSSNRSHIVKLTANRQLSFMHTPHQFLLISSPPTKEARFQTARKLYGSTFAFHGSHIENWHSILRNGLVNASNTKFQMHGAAYGKGIYLSPISSISFGYSDMGKGQHQTPTKEELLKKNNRINIIQQDFPCRFLQSRNLNCVALCEVITSKDLKKNGNIWVCPISDHVCTRFLFVYENGCVGDVHINTQEEEIQRQILEVIATKPS
- the LOC144053485 gene encoding protein mono-ADP-ribosyltransferase PARP6-like isoform X1 — encoded protein: MEAEWQQWSESEEDFASEEEETTYQESCAIEPSCHSRLEGDIETVRSLYSQNSVTIGEYQSIDQVDVDLNINANILNEEVAEAWSVNTSEPIIVRLHFSLSQYLNGPEPSVEVFQPSNRHHFNLGKQLQSVLAVFISREWKHLTNENVIVRPKRRHSWFRPGGTMKKFRARLNIWLPLSKYVGRTIRCCRYRIFKSLLPLRSNTLQDRSLRGRIVLPAMKLNHFANRTTSNNINNPSGELFTYTPSGKRVVVSGVKSSAQLSTKQLIELLFFSPAIGHCKTTPTLQHGFLVQVMRYAEQRIPTLNEYCVICDERHVFQNGPPLKPAVCTRELCVFSFHMMGPMSGATEEVATGAEVVDLLVAMCRSALQSSRKSIIFEPYPSVVDPKNPKMLAFTPKRRSYERLQKALDSVVLIRRMTQGSYSEIKKQMDKTDPLAIPLLQWILSSNRSHIVKLTANRQLSFMHTPHQFLLISSPPTKEARFQTARKLYGSTFAFHGSHIENWHSILRNGLVNASNTKFQMHGAAYGKGIYLSPISSISFGYSDMGKGQHQTPTKEELLKKNNRINIIQQDFPCRFLQSRNLNCVALCEVITSKDLKKNGNIWVCPISDHVCTRFLFVYENGCVGDVHINTQEEEIQRQILEVIATKPS